From the Rattus norvegicus strain BN/NHsdMcwi chromosome Y, GRCr8, whole genome shotgun sequence genome, one window contains:
- the LOC134484299 gene encoding Y-linked testis-specific protein 1-like, whose protein sequence is MKPERRTIATRQWTRSTVAYHTRSTAKKKRVSVRRMSTPSFQKRKRKRPSPQSLGNIVGCRISHGWKEGDEPVTQWKAIVLDQLPTNPSLYLVKYDGVDCVYGLALHSDERILKLKVLTHKVVFPQVKDAHLASAMVGRAVEHKFEGKHGSKDNWRGVVLAQVSIMKDWFYITYEKDPVLYIYQLLDDYTEGNLRIIPEISPAEVKSEVGSDILTGQCVQFTRSDGSKKIGKVIYQVLAKPSVYFIKFDGDVHIYVYNLMEKIH, encoded by the coding sequence atgaagcctgaacgcagaacaatagccacaagacagtggaccaggagtaccgtggcctaccacactaggtctacagccaagaagaagagggtgtctgtaaggaggatgagcacaccatccttccagaagcggaagaggaagaggccttctccccagtccctggggaacattgtggggtgTAGAATTTcacacggatggaaggaaggcgatgagcctgtcacccaatggaaggccatagttctagatcaactgccaacaaatccctctctctatctggtcaagtatgatggagttgattgtgtctatggactggcacttcacagtgatgagaggattttaaagcttaaggtcttgactcacaaagttgtgtttcctcaagtgaaagacgcccatctcgcaagtgccatggttggccgtgctgtggagcataaatttgagggcaaacatggctctaaggacaactggaggggggtggtcctagcccaggtgtcaatcatgaaggactggttttacatcacctatgagaaagatccagtcctatataTCTATCaactcctggatgattacacagaaggtaatctccgtatcattccagagatttcgccagcagaggtgaagtcagaagttggcagcgacatcttaacaggtcaatgtgtgcagttcaccagaagtgatgggtccaaaaagatcggcaaagtcatttaccaagttctagccaagccttccgtgtacttcatcaagtttgatggcgacgtccacatctatgtctataatctgatggaaaagatccattaa